From a region of the Fischerella sp. JS2 genome:
- a CDS encoding inorganic diphosphatase: MDLSLIPPQPKPGLINVLIEIVGGSKNKYEYDKELQAFALDRVLYSSVQYPYDYGFVPNTLADDGDPLDGMVIMDEPTFPGCIIAARPIGMLEMIDGGDRDEKILCVPDKDPRYANVKSIKDIAPHRLEEIAEFFCTYKNLEKKVTEILGWHDVDQVMPLVEKCIQAGKK, from the coding sequence GTGGACTTATCCCTTATTCCCCCTCAGCCTAAGCCAGGTCTAATTAACGTTCTGATTGAAATTGTGGGTGGAAGTAAAAATAAATACGAGTACGACAAAGAGCTACAAGCTTTTGCTTTAGATAGAGTACTTTACTCATCAGTGCAGTATCCATATGATTATGGCTTTGTTCCCAACACTTTAGCCGATGATGGAGACCCACTTGATGGCATGGTGATTATGGACGAACCTACCTTCCCAGGGTGTATAATTGCCGCACGACCCATCGGTATGTTAGAAATGATAGACGGTGGCGATCGCGATGAAAAAATCCTTTGTGTGCCTGACAAAGATCCTCGCTATGCCAACGTCAAATCTATTAAAGACATAGCCCCACATCGGTTAGAAGAAATAGCCGAGTTTTTCTGTACTTACAAAAATCTTGAAAAAAAGGTGACAGAAATTCTTGGTTGGCATGATGTTGACCAAGTTATGCCTCTAGTTGAAAAATGCATTCAAGCCGGTAAAAAATAA
- a CDS encoding MFS transporter, giving the protein MLKGLLSFQGRYRILHLTWFAFFLSFVVWFNFAPFQTAVKEAIGLTEGQVRTIAICNVALTVPARIIIGMVLDKYGPRITYSLLLMYAAIPCIGFAMAQNFSQLVISRLALSIVGASFVIGIRMVAEWFPPKEIGIAEGIYGGWGNFGSAAAAFTLPSIAVGTAFLAAGQINWRLAIALTGIIAAIYGAIYLFNAQDTPSGKVYQQPKRHGGIEVTSRGSFWLLMLMNIPLVGILGVLAWRIAQIGLLSQSQLLIVYLLLVGLYLFQAYKCWDVNHELMTGKKHYSPDDRYKFSQVALLELTYFVNFGSELAVVSMLPGFFETSFGLSKVLAGMIAASYAFMNLFARPGGGWISDTLGSRRWTMTVLTAGIGIGYLLMSGVNSNWWLPLAILVTMACSFFVQAGEGSTFAIVPLIKRRVTGQIAGNVGAYGNVGAVAYLTLYSLLPDGEVGNRIFFQTLGVTALIVTFLCWFFLKEPKGSFAEHHEGESPELAAEILPVFNEELK; this is encoded by the coding sequence ATGCTTAAAGGATTATTATCATTTCAAGGCCGTTACCGCATCTTGCATCTAACGTGGTTTGCGTTCTTTTTATCATTTGTAGTTTGGTTTAACTTTGCTCCATTTCAAACAGCAGTAAAAGAAGCGATCGGTTTAACTGAAGGACAAGTCAGAACTATCGCTATCTGTAACGTTGCCCTTACCGTACCAGCACGTATCATCATAGGTATGGTTTTAGACAAATACGGGCCGCGAATTACTTATTCACTGTTGTTGATGTATGCAGCTATTCCCTGTATTGGCTTTGCAATGGCACAGAACTTTAGCCAGTTAGTGATTAGTCGCTTGGCATTGAGTATTGTCGGCGCTAGTTTTGTGATTGGCATTCGTATGGTTGCTGAATGGTTTCCTCCCAAAGAGATTGGCATAGCTGAGGGCATCTATGGTGGCTGGGGTAATTTTGGTTCAGCAGCAGCGGCTTTTACCCTGCCTTCTATTGCTGTAGGAACAGCATTTCTAGCTGCTGGGCAAATTAACTGGCGTTTAGCGATCGCCCTAACTGGAATTATCGCCGCTATTTACGGAGCTATTTATCTATTCAACGCTCAAGATACTCCATCTGGTAAGGTATATCAACAACCTAAACGCCACGGTGGTATAGAAGTAACTAGCCGTGGAAGTTTTTGGCTGCTGATGTTAATGAATATTCCCCTAGTCGGCATCTTAGGCGTATTAGCTTGGCGTATTGCTCAAATTGGTTTACTCAGTCAAAGTCAATTGTTAATTGTCTACCTTCTGTTAGTCGGTTTATACCTCTTCCAAGCCTATAAGTGCTGGGATGTGAATCATGAATTGATGACAGGGAAAAAGCATTATTCTCCTGATGATCGCTATAAGTTTTCTCAGGTTGCTCTACTGGAACTAACCTACTTTGTTAATTTTGGTTCAGAGCTTGCAGTTGTCTCCATGCTTCCCGGATTTTTTGAGACAAGCTTCGGTTTAAGTAAAGTGTTGGCAGGAATGATTGCTGCTAGCTATGCATTTATGAATTTGTTTGCACGTCCTGGTGGTGGCTGGATTTCTGATACTTTGGGTAGTCGTAGATGGACAATGACTGTATTGACTGCTGGTATAGGTATTGGTTATCTGCTAATGAGCGGAGTAAATAGCAATTGGTGGCTACCCCTAGCAATTCTTGTAACTATGGCTTGTTCTTTCTTTGTGCAAGCAGGGGAAGGTTCGACGTTTGCGATCGTGCCTCTAATTAAGCGGCGAGTTACTGGTCAAATAGCTGGTAACGTTGGTGCTTATGGCAATGTGGGAGCCGTGGCTTACCTCACCTTATACAGCTTGTTACCTGATGGTGAAGTCGGAAATCGAATCTTCTTCCAAACTTTGGGAGTTACTGCGCTGATTGTTACTTTCTTATGCTGGTTCTTCCTTAAAGAACCAAAGGGTTCTTTTGCTGAGCATCATGAAGGCGAAAGTCCTGAATTGGCAGCCGAAATACTCCCCGTTTTCAACGAGGAATTAAAGTAG
- a CDS encoding nitrate reductase has product MTEITKTLCPYCGVGCGLEVSPPAQPGKATHRDSQGNPIWRVRGDKAHPSSQGMVCVKGATIAESLDKNRLYYPMVRDSLDQKFRRVSWDEAFDLITKRIQTVRFTQGPEAICMYGSGQFQTEDYYIAQKLLKGCLGSNNFDANSRLCMSSAVAGYIQSLGADGPPCCYEDLELTDCAFLIGTNTAECHPIIFNRLEKYHKKNRKAKMIVVDPRRTPTAEAADLHLAIRPGTDIDLLNGIAHLLMRWNHIDVGFIDDCTANFPAYAEVIRHYSPEIVADRCGIDVKDLETAARYWGESQRVLSLWSMGVNQSSEGTAKVRTIINLHLMTGQIGKPGAGPFSLTGQPNAMGGREAGGLAHLLPGYRLVKNPQHRAQVEEIWGLKRGQISPYPGLTAWDMITGLEDGTVGLLWIAATNPAVSMPDLERTKAALMRSPFTIYQDAYYPTETASYAHVLLPAAQWSEKTGVMTNSERTVTLCPAFRRPPGEAKADWEIFAEVGRRLGFVGEFAFANSAEVYAEFVKLTRDRPCDMTGLSHEQLQSQGPTQWPHPIEEIVGGKDGEKTSPHYKSPSTPSSKRLYTDLRFHTPDGRARFGAYHSRGLAEPPDPDYPFVLTTGRLYGHWHTQTRTGRIEKTRQMHPEPFIEIHPRDAARLEITDNQLVEVRSRRAKTFFPAKITKAITPGTVFVPMHWGALWADNAEANALTHPESCPDSLQPELKACAVQLIPVTAQLTVNAKVSIAAKI; this is encoded by the coding sequence ATGACTGAAATTACCAAAACACTCTGTCCTTACTGTGGTGTTGGCTGTGGTCTAGAAGTTTCACCGCCAGCCCAACCAGGCAAAGCAACTCATCGAGACAGTCAAGGGAACCCAATTTGGCGCGTGCGGGGCGATAAAGCCCATCCATCTAGTCAAGGCATGGTTTGCGTTAAAGGTGCAACGATCGCTGAGTCTCTAGATAAAAACAGGTTGTATTACCCAATGGTGCGTGACTCCCTAGACCAGAAGTTTCGACGCGTGAGTTGGGATGAAGCTTTTGATTTGATCACCAAACGCATTCAAACTGTGCGTTTCACTCAGGGACCAGAAGCGATCTGCATGTATGGTTCTGGTCAATTTCAAACCGAGGACTACTACATAGCCCAGAAATTGCTCAAAGGATGCTTGGGTAGCAATAATTTTGATGCTAACTCCCGCTTGTGCATGTCTAGTGCTGTAGCTGGTTACATCCAAAGCCTTGGTGCGGATGGGCCTCCCTGTTGCTACGAAGACTTGGAATTAACTGACTGTGCATTCTTGATTGGTACTAATACAGCTGAATGTCACCCCATCATTTTCAACCGACTAGAGAAATACCACAAAAAGAACCGTAAGGCAAAAATGATTGTGGTTGATCCCCGTCGTACACCAACCGCAGAAGCTGCTGATTTACATCTAGCAATTCGTCCTGGTACAGATATCGACTTGTTGAATGGTATTGCTCACTTGTTGATGCGTTGGAACCACATTGATGTCGGGTTTATTGATGACTGTACTGCTAACTTCCCCGCCTATGCTGAGGTAATCCGTCATTATTCTCCAGAAATAGTAGCTGACCGTTGTGGGATCGATGTCAAAGATTTGGAAACAGCAGCTAGGTACTGGGGTGAATCACAACGGGTATTGTCCCTGTGGTCAATGGGTGTGAATCAATCTTCCGAAGGAACAGCTAAGGTTAGAACAATTATTAATCTGCACTTAATGACCGGACAGATTGGCAAGCCAGGGGCGGGGCCATTTTCCCTCACAGGTCAGCCCAACGCAATGGGAGGTAGAGAAGCGGGAGGCTTAGCGCATTTGTTACCTGGTTATCGCTTAGTGAAAAATCCCCAGCACCGCGCGCAAGTAGAAGAAATTTGGGGACTGAAGCGGGGGCAAATTTCACCCTATCCTGGTTTGACAGCTTGGGATATGATTACTGGCTTGGAAGATGGGACTGTCGGCTTGTTATGGATCGCTGCTACTAATCCGGCGGTGAGTATGCCAGATTTAGAACGAACCAAAGCAGCGTTGATGCGATCGCCTTTTACTATTTACCAAGACGCCTATTACCCCACAGAAACTGCTAGTTATGCTCATGTCCTCCTACCTGCTGCCCAATGGAGTGAGAAAACTGGCGTTATGACCAATTCTGAGCGTACAGTTACCCTGTGTCCAGCATTTCGCCGTCCACCAGGAGAAGCGAAAGCAGATTGGGAAATCTTTGCTGAAGTTGGGCGGAGATTGGGTTTTGTCGGGGAATTTGCCTTTGCTAACTCCGCCGAAGTTTATGCAGAGTTTGTCAAATTAACTCGCGATCGCCCCTGCGATATGACAGGATTAAGTCATGAGCAATTGCAATCCCAAGGCCCGACTCAATGGCCACACCCCATCGAAGAGATAGTTGGAGGGAAAGATGGGGAGAAAACTTCACCCCATTACAAAAGTCCCAGCACTCCGTCATCTAAAAGGCTATACACCGATCTCCGCTTTCACACCCCCGACGGACGCGCTAGATTTGGGGCATATCACTCACGGGGACTAGCAGAACCACCAGATCCTGATTATCCTTTTGTGCTAACCACTGGTAGGCTTTACGGACATTGGCATACCCAGACACGTACCGGTCGAATTGAAAAAACTCGGCAAATGCACCCCGAACCATTTATCGAAATTCATCCCCGTGATGCTGCTAGATTAGAAATTACTGATAACCAATTAGTGGAAGTGCGATCGCGCCGTGCTAAAACTTTCTTCCCCGCCAAAATTACCAAAGCGATCACCCCTGGTACAGTGTTCGTCCCCATGCATTGGGGGGCGCTGTGGGCAGACAACGCCGAAGCTAATGCCCTCACCCATCCTGAATCTTGTCCCGATTCTCTACAACCAGAATTAAAAGCCTGTGCAGTGCAGCTAA
- the panD gene encoding aspartate 1-decarboxylase, whose product MHRTLLLAKIHNCTLTAANLNYVGSISIDRILMEKAGILPYEQVQVVNITNGERFTTYAIPAPANSGAIELNGAAARLGITGDRLIIMSYGQFTTEELKTYSPTIVIVDEKNCILEIRYYDDLLSKT is encoded by the coding sequence ATGCATCGCACCCTTCTTCTCGCAAAAATTCACAACTGTACTCTTACAGCAGCGAATCTCAACTATGTAGGCAGTATCAGTATTGATCGCATCTTGATGGAAAAAGCTGGTATCTTACCTTATGAGCAGGTTCAAGTAGTGAACATTACTAATGGCGAGCGCTTTACTACTTATGCGATCCCAGCTCCGGCAAATTCTGGGGCGATTGAACTCAATGGTGCAGCAGCACGTCTAGGCATTACAGGCGATCGCTTGATTATAATGTCTTACGGGCAGTTTACTACAGAAGAGTTAAAAACTTACTCTCCGACTATCGTCATTGTGGACGAAAAAAATTGTATTTTGGAAATTCGCTACTATGATGACCTGCTAAGTAAGACCTAA
- a CDS encoding LysR family transcriptional regulator, whose protein sequence is MRLEQLQAFLAIADTGSFQGAARKCSVTQSTISRQIQALEADLGLELFHRTGQAKLTLAGERLLPRARKICQEWHTATQEITDLVAGKQPELCVAVIHSLCAYYLPPVLQQFCHDYPNVQLRVTSLGSDRALKVLKDGLVDMAIVMNNRFLTAGKEMVVEVLYDEPIEVLVGANHPLAQHERIPWSELVRYPQVVFKDGYGMQRLVQDRFERLQATLQAVLEVNTLDAFRGVVRQGELVALLPNSALVEARQDATLAVRPLANNSSADNPNLTRRVVMVTTQDRLQIPPIQHFWELVRENVPPQVTLERSAC, encoded by the coding sequence ATGCGACTAGAGCAGTTGCAAGCCTTTCTAGCGATCGCGGACACCGGTAGCTTTCAAGGGGCAGCAAGAAAATGTAGTGTTACCCAATCGACTATCAGTCGCCAAATCCAGGCACTGGAAGCAGATTTGGGGTTGGAATTATTTCACAGAACTGGTCAGGCAAAGCTGACACTGGCTGGTGAACGCTTGTTACCCCGCGCCCGCAAAATTTGCCAAGAGTGGCACACAGCCACCCAAGAGATAACAGATTTAGTAGCAGGAAAGCAACCTGAATTGTGTGTAGCTGTGATTCACTCGCTGTGTGCTTACTATTTACCACCAGTATTGCAACAATTTTGTCACGATTATCCCAATGTGCAACTGCGGGTAACATCCTTGGGTAGCGATCGGGCTTTAAAAGTCCTGAAAGATGGGCTAGTAGATATGGCGATTGTCATGAATAATCGCTTTTTAACTGCCGGCAAAGAAATGGTGGTAGAAGTTTTATATGATGAACCGATAGAAGTTCTGGTCGGAGCCAATCACCCTTTAGCCCAGCATGAACGTATTCCTTGGTCAGAGTTAGTTCGTTATCCGCAAGTTGTATTCAAAGATGGTTATGGAATGCAACGTCTAGTCCAAGATCGGTTTGAACGCCTGCAAGCTACACTCCAGGCAGTTTTAGAAGTCAACACTTTGGACGCTTTCCGGGGAGTTGTGCGTCAGGGAGAATTAGTAGCTTTACTACCTAATTCAGCATTAGTAGAAGCACGTCAAGACGCAACCCTCGCGGTTCGTCCCTTAGCTAATAATAGTTCTGCTGACAACCCTAATTTGACTCGCCGAGTTGTGATGGTGACAACTCAAGACCGTTTGCAAATTCCTCCTATTCAGCATTTTTGGGAGTTAGTAAGGGAAAATGTACCACCACAAGTTACTTTAGAGCGATCGGCCTGTTAA
- a CDS encoding anthranilate phosphoribosyltransferase family protein produces MSNTFRDLLKKVGSGNHTGENLTREEAATATRMMLLGEATPAQIGAFLIAHRIKRPTGEELAGMLDAYDQLGPKLASISSVRPVMVLGIPYDGRTRTAPISPIITLLLATAGQPVVMHGGDRLPTKYGLPLVEIWQGLGVDWTGLKLEKTQQVLEKTGIGFVYTPQNFPLTQSIWEYRDQLGKRPPFATMELIWCPYAGNAHIVAGFVHPPTEAMFQDALARRGVTKFTTVKGLEGSCDLPRDRTAIIGLLTPATSNEIERLHLVPREYGFTSKNVPLGTTVELVGDMQAVLKGIPSEVMDTALWNGGFYLWRSGICSDMAAGIAKAKELLATGAVAAKLQEVTQIVQSLHSPVYNSRLLTIDN; encoded by the coding sequence ATGAGCAATACATTTCGAGATTTACTGAAAAAGGTAGGCAGTGGTAATCATACGGGAGAAAACTTAACTCGTGAGGAAGCTGCTACTGCAACTAGGATGATGCTGCTGGGTGAAGCGACACCAGCCCAAATCGGGGCTTTTTTAATTGCCCACCGCATTAAACGTCCTACAGGAGAAGAGCTAGCAGGGATGCTAGATGCCTATGATCAGCTTGGGCCTAAACTGGCATCTATATCTTCTGTGCGACCAGTGATGGTTTTGGGTATACCCTATGATGGCAGAACCCGCACAGCACCGATTAGCCCGATCATAACGTTATTGTTAGCCACTGCTGGACAACCAGTGGTGATGCATGGAGGCGATCGCTTACCAACCAAATATGGTTTACCTTTAGTAGAAATTTGGCAGGGTTTGGGGGTGGATTGGACTGGATTAAAGTTGGAAAAAACTCAGCAGGTGCTTGAGAAAACGGGAATTGGCTTTGTTTATACACCTCAGAATTTTCCCTTAACACAAAGTATTTGGGAGTACCGTGACCAGTTAGGTAAGCGCCCACCTTTTGCTACGATGGAATTAATTTGGTGTCCTTATGCTGGCAATGCCCATATTGTCGCCGGGTTTGTCCATCCTCCCACAGAAGCTATGTTTCAAGATGCTTTAGCTAGACGGGGAGTAACTAAGTTTACAACCGTAAAAGGATTAGAGGGTAGTTGTGATTTACCACGCGATCGGACTGCTATTATTGGCTTGTTAACGCCTGCAACCAGCAATGAAATAGAAAGATTGCATTTGGTTCCCCGTGAGTACGGCTTTACTAGCAAAAATGTACCCCTGGGTACTACAGTTGAACTAGTAGGAGATATGCAAGCTGTACTCAAAGGCATACCTTCTGAAGTGATGGACACAGCTTTATGGAACGGTGGGTTTTACTTGTGGCGTTCTGGTATTTGTTCAGATATGGCAGCAGGTATTGCAAAAGCCAAAGAATTACTGGCAACTGGTGCAGTAGCAGCCAAACTTCAAGAAGTTACTCAGATAGTCCAGAGTCTACATTCCCCAGTCTATAATTCCAGGTTACTGACTATTGACAATTGA
- a CDS encoding MBL fold metallo-hydrolase: MSNFELSSPQSYVKQKLATQVPNHEEKFVVQFWGVRGLIPTPGSNTSRYGGNTACVEMQLANKHLVFDGGTGLRVLGKSWLKQQQPIEAHLFFTNSQSNRIQGFPFFAPAFIPENRFHIYGTAASNGASIKQCLYDQMLLPHFPYPLQVMQSELQFHNLNPGKVVKLDDVTITTALINKTQKSIGYKISWQSYSVAYVTDLQKEIDAVEQESIKQLVKEVDLLITNISTPFTFHKTDSDNSYWQTAVDLAITSNIKQIVFSHHHPDDSDDWLDRVQIEIAATFPEALIAREGLILVVGQ, encoded by the coding sequence ATGTCAAATTTTGAGCTGTCGTCTCCCCAAAGCTACGTAAAGCAGAAGCTAGCTACTCAAGTCCCTAACCATGAGGAAAAATTCGTAGTGCAATTTTGGGGTGTACGGGGTTTAATTCCCACCCCAGGGAGTAATACCAGTCGTTATGGTGGCAATACTGCGTGTGTAGAGATGCAGTTAGCCAACAAACACCTCGTTTTTGATGGAGGTACTGGTTTACGTGTACTTGGTAAAAGTTGGCTAAAACAACAACAGCCTATAGAAGCTCATTTATTTTTTACTAACTCCCAATCAAATCGTATCCAGGGATTTCCATTCTTTGCCCCAGCATTTATTCCTGAAAATAGATTTCACATTTATGGAACAGCAGCCTCAAATGGAGCTTCGATCAAGCAATGTCTTTATGATCAGATGCTGTTACCCCACTTTCCTTATCCTTTACAGGTGATGCAATCGGAATTGCAGTTTCACAACCTGAATCCAGGTAAGGTAGTAAAGCTAGATGATGTCACAATTACAACAGCACTAATTAATAAAACGCAAAAGTCTATTGGCTATAAAATCAGTTGGCAGAGTTATAGTGTTGCCTATGTCACTGATTTACAAAAGGAAATTGATGCAGTTGAGCAAGAAAGTATCAAACAGCTAGTAAAAGAAGTTGATTTGCTAATTACTAATATCAGCACTCCTTTCACATTCCACAAAACTGATTCTGATAATTCATACTGGCAAACTGCTGTAGATTTAGCTATTACATCTAACATCAAGCAAATAGTGTTTTCTCACCATCACCCTGACGATAGCGATGATTGGCTTGATCGGGTGCAAATAGAAATTGCAGCTACTTTTCCAGAAGCCTTAATTGCGCGTGAAGGGTTAATTTTGGTTGTTGGTCAATAG
- a CDS encoding ferredoxin--nitrite reductase, translating to MTEAVTTITANLNKFEKFKAEKDGLAVKAEIEKFASIGWEAMDETDREHRLKWVGVFFRPVTPGKFMMRMRMPNGIVTVAQMRVLAEVVQRYGDDGSADITTRQNIQLRGIRIEDLPEIFHKFHTVGLTSVQSGMDNVRNITGDPVAGLDADELFDTRELVQQIQDMLTNKGEGNPEFTNLPRKFNIAITGGRDNSVHAEINDLAFVPAFREDGGIGRLGDGEKDFTPPSYLPTAPNPHSLGGVGAPSSPPPYHSTNKVFGFNILVGGFFSAKRCEAAIPLDAWVPPADVVAVCRTVLEVFRDHGLRANRQKSRLMWLIDEWGLEKFRSEVEQRLGKPLLPAAPKDEIDWEKRDHIGVYKQKQPELNYVGLHIPVGRLTAEDMFEIARLADVYGNGEIRLTVEQNVIIPNIPDSRLVLFLAEPLLEKFSIDPKPLTRSLVSCTGAQFCNFALIETKNRALGIIKALEADLELTRPVRIHWTGCPNSCGQPQVADIGLMGTKTRKNGKAVEGVDIYMGGKVGKEAHLGTCVQKGVPCEDLLPVLRDLLIQHFGAKPRQEALVTY from the coding sequence ATGACAGAAGCAGTAACTACCATCACGGCCAACCTCAATAAATTCGAGAAATTTAAGGCAGAAAAAGATGGACTTGCCGTCAAAGCAGAGATAGAGAAATTTGCCTCCATTGGGTGGGAGGCAATGGACGAAACTGATCGTGAGCATCGTTTGAAGTGGGTGGGAGTATTTTTTCGCCCAGTCACTCCAGGCAAATTTATGATGCGGATGCGGATGCCAAATGGTATTGTCACAGTTGCTCAAATGCGAGTACTAGCTGAAGTAGTGCAGCGTTATGGTGATGATGGCAGTGCTGACATTACTACTAGGCAGAATATTCAATTACGAGGCATTCGGATTGAGGATTTACCAGAAATTTTCCATAAATTTCATACAGTGGGCTTAACCAGTGTGCAGTCAGGAATGGATAACGTCCGCAACATTACTGGCGATCCCGTGGCAGGATTAGATGCCGATGAGTTGTTCGACACGCGCGAGTTGGTGCAACAAATTCAAGACATGCTTACCAACAAAGGCGAAGGCAACCCAGAGTTTACTAATTTACCACGGAAGTTTAATATTGCTATCACCGGCGGACGCGATAATTCTGTTCATGCGGAGATCAATGATTTAGCTTTTGTACCTGCCTTCCGTGAAGATGGGGGAATAGGGAGATTAGGAGATGGGGAGAAAGATTTCACCCCACCTTCCTACCTCCCCACTGCCCCTAATCCCCACTCCCTTGGGGGAGTGGGGGCCCCGAGTTCCCCACCTCCCTATCACTCCACCAATAAAGTCTTTGGCTTCAACATTCTCGTGGGTGGATTCTTTTCCGCTAAACGCTGTGAAGCTGCCATTCCCCTAGATGCTTGGGTTCCACCAGCAGATGTAGTTGCCGTATGTAGAACCGTCTTAGAAGTTTTCCGCGATCACGGCTTACGTGCTAACCGTCAAAAATCGCGGCTGATGTGGTTAATCGACGAATGGGGTTTAGAGAAATTCCGCTCAGAAGTCGAACAGCGTTTGGGTAAGCCGTTGTTACCAGCAGCACCTAAAGACGAAATTGATTGGGAAAAACGCGACCATATCGGCGTATACAAACAAAAACAACCAGAATTAAACTACGTAGGATTACACATTCCTGTTGGTCGGTTGACAGCCGAAGACATGTTTGAAATCGCACGTTTAGCGGATGTGTACGGCAATGGTGAAATCAGGTTGACCGTTGAGCAGAACGTTATTATCCCTAATATTCCTGATTCGCGCTTAGTGTTATTTTTAGCAGAACCATTGCTAGAAAAATTTAGTATTGATCCTAAACCACTAACGCGATCGCTCGTTTCCTGCACAGGCGCTCAATTTTGCAACTTTGCCTTGATTGAGACCAAAAACCGCGCCTTAGGGATAATCAAAGCCTTAGAAGCCGATTTAGAACTAACTCGTCCGGTGCGAATTCATTGGACTGGTTGCCCCAACTCCTGCGGACAACCCCAAGTTGCAGATATCGGCTTGATGGGAACCAAAACCCGCAAAAACGGCAAAGCTGTAGAAGGGGTTGATATTTACATGGGTGGTAAAGTCGGCAAAGAAGCCCATCTAGGAACCTGCGTCCAAAAAGGCGTCCCCTGTGAAGATTTACTGCCTGTATTGCGAGATTTATTGATTCAGCATTTCGGAGCCAAACCCAGACAAGAAGCCTTAGTCACTTATTAG
- a CDS encoding HEAT repeat domain-containing protein: MNNINQLLLQAQAAQDTADWQLLIYYLHKLVLEKKPKNLEILENEAEILKLALSVLAMGDFQQRWEIAKVIKYLGAIAIPSLIEILTDEEAEEELRWYTARLLGEFQHPDAISALIELLKTEDDEDLRAMAVSALGQMGILAIAALTELLRDNETRLLAVRSLSLIRHPEVITPLLSVVEDTSVAVRATAIEALGSFHDQRVPPVLIRALDDIAAPVRREAIQGLSFRPELRDTLDLVTKLQPRLYDFNLEVCCTAAVALSRIGGDDVAKYLFQVLMSPHTPVKLQMESIRALSWMETPSSLEYLCTALNQLESVALCQEIVTVLGRIKQPQLTPIATEILLAILQKQHSALENAAFKGAIALSLGQLGRIETKEALITLTKDADELVRLHAIAALRNLEVRRE, encoded by the coding sequence GTGAATAATATCAACCAGCTTTTATTGCAAGCACAAGCAGCACAAGACACTGCTGACTGGCAGTTGTTAATTTATTATCTGCATAAGTTAGTTCTAGAAAAGAAACCAAAAAACTTAGAAATACTAGAAAATGAAGCAGAAATACTGAAATTAGCACTTTCAGTTCTGGCAATGGGGGATTTTCAGCAACGCTGGGAAATAGCCAAGGTGATTAAATATCTGGGAGCGATCGCTATTCCCTCACTGATAGAGATATTGACAGATGAAGAGGCGGAAGAAGAACTGCGCTGGTATACAGCACGGCTTTTGGGAGAATTTCAGCACCCTGATGCAATTTCTGCCCTAATAGAATTACTGAAAACAGAAGATGACGAAGACCTCAGGGCAATGGCAGTATCCGCACTAGGACAAATGGGTATACTTGCGATTGCTGCCTTAACAGAACTTTTGAGAGATAACGAAACACGTTTGTTGGCAGTGCGATCGCTTTCCCTGATTCGTCATCCAGAAGTTATTACACCTTTGTTGAGTGTAGTAGAAGATACCTCAGTGGCTGTTCGCGCTACTGCAATTGAAGCTCTTGGTAGCTTTCATGATCAACGTGTACCACCAGTACTGATACGAGCTTTGGATGACATTGCTGCCCCAGTGCGGCGAGAAGCTATACAGGGTTTGAGCTTCCGTCCAGAATTACGCGACACATTAGATTTAGTTACAAAACTGCAACCCAGGCTCTATGACTTTAATCTGGAGGTTTGTTGTACAGCCGCAGTTGCTTTATCACGTATAGGTGGTGACGATGTTGCTAAGTATTTATTTCAGGTACTCATGTCACCCCATACACCAGTAAAATTACAAATGGAATCTATCCGCGCTTTAAGCTGGATGGAAACGCCTTCTAGCTTGGAATATCTCTGTACAGCGCTTAACCAACTAGAATCAGTGGCACTATGTCAGGAAATAGTAACTGTTCTAGGACGAATCAAACAACCACAGTTGACGCCAATAGCAACGGAGATATTATTAGCAATATTGCAAAAACAACACTCAGCACTCGAAAATGCCGCATTCAAAGGAGCCATCGCTTTATCATTAGGACAATTAGGCAGAATCGAGACTAAAGAAGCTTTAATTACCCTAACAAAAGATGCTGATGAACTAGTGAGACTACATGCGATCGCAGCCCTGAGAAATCTTGAGGTGAGAAGAGAGTGA